One Helianthus annuus cultivar XRQ/B chromosome 12, HanXRQr2.0-SUNRISE, whole genome shotgun sequence genomic region harbors:
- the LOC110892593 gene encoding uncharacterized protein LOC110892593, giving the protein MSSYCQAMKIIYDQLVSVGSGITDEQLVLQILTGLNEQYESVALIIQQSKPLPDFYETRSRLCMAETRKVNQAKQAAQLAGTALSATSSNDQHASRQQDSRNTDTPADRGGRGHGRGRGRGRGRGRGSSSRGHGSWPQSGQHNSSNQPASHWTLPFNYWAGPNQSFSQQSWAPWLVPPCPYPTTTKPNSSGPGILGPRPAQSYAASQAQSYANAYTPTDLNQALYNMSLTRQIQTGPWTQVRLII; this is encoded by the coding sequence ATGTCATCTTATTGTCAGGCTATGAAGATAATATATGATCAACTCGTTAGTGTTGGTTCAGGTATTACAGACGAGCAGCTGGTACTTCAGATTCTTACAGGACTCAACGAGCAATACGAAAGTGTTGCCCTTATTATTCAACAAAGTAAGCCGCTTCCTGATTTTTATGAAACCCGTTCTAGACTATGTATGGCTGAAACACGGAAGGTTAATCAGGCCAAGCAAGCGGCTCAACTAGCTGGTACCGCTCTATCCGCAACATCATCAAATGATCAGCATGCCTCGCGACAGCAAGATTCTCGCAATACTGACACACCAGCGGATCGTGGTGGCCGTGGTCACGGCCGTGGCCGCggtcgtggtcgtggtcgtggCCGTGGTTCATCATCTAGGGGACACGGCTCCTGGCCCCAATCAGGTCAGCACAATTCTTCGAACCAGCCTGCTTCACATTGGACTCTTCCATTTAACTACTGGGCTGGCCCAAATCAAAGTTTCTCTCAACAATCTTGGGCCCCTTGGCTGGTACCACCATGCCCCTATCCTACCACCACCAAACCCAACAGTTCGGGCCCAGGTATTCTTGGTCCAAGACCAGCCCAAAGCTATGCTGCTAGTCAGGCCCAGTCGTATGCAAATGCCTACACCCCTACGGATCTCAATCAGGCACTCTATAATATGTCGCTAACCCGCCAGATTCAAACTGGACCATGGACACAGGTGCGTCTGATCATATGA